One window of Candidatus Polarisedimenticolia bacterium genomic DNA carries:
- a CDS encoding sulfatase-like hydrolase/transferase, which translates to MIVSSRTGRARGFVLALWLLAGSGALPLAAPANPSSPAPRRLNLLLITAEGLRPDRLGCYGGKQAIATPHVDALAAEGRLFEQVLTSSVSSVPAVASLLTGRTPFEHQVWDDHYRNRLPASALTLAERLKQEGYATAAFVATSRLWAGRGLDQGFDLYQDGYRPPADGVWKLSQRTGSAVVAGAKSWIEGLGGGPFFLWIHFIDPSAPTPPPEKDQEAAWAAYAAHVQDFDARLGEVVEILEKKKLWDSTVAILTSDHGLGLGEHGETRSGIFLYDSTVRVPLIVRTPAGDFRRGSRSADLAGTVDVFPTVERLLSLDPAPGSAGRDLFANAPAVPAVYYSAALLGREVFGWAPLELMARGSQRLIAGAADEFYDVSADPRQEKDLGAVFKTGVLVLKEARRRMAAASPFPPAHFLAGRGLPSDLSKRLREKGYVNPTAERAKARALPDPRRFASSLPILEMANLAVELKKEYALVDERERLAQTDPEGLFPLLHVAGLMMDLEAAEPQSGEGFSGAAALLKEAQKTFPLEPDVYHRLGHLAIFRKEYSDAELFMKAAAELSPQYPTEVSYDLACAYALRGKKAAAIEELRHAIRLGFRDASHISADPDLRALRADPSYKRLMAEEFPASIGR; encoded by the coding sequence GGCAAGCAGGCCATCGCGACGCCCCACGTCGACGCCCTCGCCGCGGAGGGGCGCCTGTTCGAGCAGGTCCTGACCTCCTCGGTCTCCTCCGTGCCGGCCGTGGCGAGCCTCCTCACCGGCCGCACGCCGTTCGAACACCAGGTCTGGGACGATCACTATAGGAATCGTCTGCCGGCATCCGCGCTCACCCTGGCCGAGCGACTCAAGCAGGAGGGGTACGCCACGGCGGCTTTCGTGGCGACCTCCCGGCTCTGGGCCGGCCGAGGCCTGGATCAGGGATTCGATCTTTACCAGGACGGCTACAGGCCGCCCGCGGACGGTGTCTGGAAGCTGTCGCAACGGACCGGGTCCGCGGTGGTCGCCGGAGCCAAGAGCTGGATCGAGGGGCTCGGGGGCGGCCCCTTCTTCCTTTGGATCCATTTCATCGACCCAAGCGCTCCGACGCCCCCTCCGGAAAAAGACCAAGAGGCCGCCTGGGCGGCCTACGCCGCCCACGTCCAGGACTTCGACGCGCGGTTGGGCGAGGTCGTGGAGATCCTCGAGAAGAAGAAGCTCTGGGATTCCACCGTCGCGATCCTGACGTCGGATCATGGCCTGGGCCTGGGCGAGCATGGCGAAACGCGTTCGGGGATCTTCTTGTACGATTCAACCGTCCGCGTTCCGCTGATTGTCCGAACTCCTGCCGGCGATTTCCGGCGCGGCAGCCGATCGGCGGATCTGGCGGGGACGGTGGATGTCTTCCCGACGGTCGAGCGGCTCCTCAGCCTTGACCCGGCGCCCGGCTCCGCCGGGCGGGATCTCTTCGCCAACGCTCCCGCGGTTCCTGCCGTCTACTATTCCGCGGCGCTGCTGGGGCGGGAGGTCTTCGGATGGGCTCCCCTTGAGCTGATGGCTCGCGGCAGCCAGCGTCTGATCGCCGGCGCCGCGGACGAGTTCTACGACGTCTCCGCCGATCCGCGGCAGGAGAAGGATCTCGGCGCAGTGTTCAAGACCGGCGTCTTGGTCTTGAAAGAGGCCCGCCGCCGGATGGCGGCCGCATCGCCTTTTCCGCCGGCGCACTTTCTTGCCGGGCGCGGGCTTCCCTCCGATCTGTCTAAGCGTCTCCGGGAGAAGGGCTATGTGAATCCGACGGCCGAGCGGGCGAAAGCGCGAGCGCTTCCCGACCCTCGTCGCTTCGCCAGCTCGCTTCCGATTCTCGAAATGGCGAATCTCGCGGTCGAACTGAAGAAAGAATACGCCTTGGTCGACGAAAGGGAGCGTCTGGCCCAGACCGATCCTGAGGGACTGTTTCCCTTGCTCCACGTCGCCGGCCTCATGATGGACCTCGAGGCGGCCGAGCCCCAATCGGGCGAAGGATTCTCCGGAGCCGCGGCGCTGCTCAAGGAGGCGCAGAAGACTTTCCCGCTCGAACCGGACGTCTACCACCGTCTCGGGCACCTCGCCATCTTCCGCAAAGAGTATTCCGACGCAGAGCTTTTCATGAAGGCCGCCGCGGAGCTGTCTCCCCAATACCCGACCGAGGTTTCCTACGATCTCGCCTGCGCCTATGCCTTGCGAGGGAAGAAGGCCGCCGCCATCGAGGAGCTGCGCCACGCGATCCGCCTTGGCTTCCGAGACGCCAGCCATATCTCGGCCGATCCCGATCTGCGCGCCCTCCGCGCCGATCCATCCTACAAGCGTCTGATGGCAGAGGAGTTTCCTGCCTCGATCGGCCGCTAG
- a CDS encoding C25 family cysteine peptidase: MTASRQASPDGSFHTTLKIPPLAILPSPNLTGMVRLQLEGFGTLPRPGAPAVPVRIERIGIPEEGEPALRILRVKSRMIPDLRPEPVPSAAGSQQVAEPQAVTAAEPAPRRPVHRPDSAVYGRDADYPSQPLALGAVGWMRDQKYVELIVTPVQVNPVTGIGRITEEIEIEVSFGAATGSRRSIDSGKGRDRKLEEFYRAGLLNYEQAVSYRRPASSDSVLPPSPESTGGPIYNISVHQDGIYRVSCASAPSCAVPALLGQNPNTFRLRDKGLEVPMRVIGGADDSFDLGDALEFYGQAQREPFTIVNCSAPENPVCAPPIYEYNDTTDVNVYLLDATASTARLRMATLDGTPGGLTVQPDFVDTAHAETNDVFMPLNDHDPFYWLPVLTADASNSASRDISIPLPGISGSAFTASVTARLRGVSFNEAVNPDHRTRITLNAVPATTTTQDWDGELVFDHVTSASQSILTNPSTLHLEVPAVPTVPLDQVVADYVEISYRRLFQAVSDRLAFAFPNQAAKFSVSGFSGAPVLVYDLSRVLSGTTDTVEPRLVANGSMGPGTITFQVPLEGSPTGATRRFLVVGPGGTLSPDSVNLQAPNNLLDTTNEADYLIVAHPSLIDPGPGSAYTQFVSYLQNVRGLKTRLVLIGEIYDAFNNSIEHPEAIRSFLAYAHANWSGAAGTSAPPSYVLFVGDAVWDFKNTLSRADWIDLVPTPIMFYNQAVLRYHAADNWLASFLGGDQTADILYGRIPVRTVAQANTVFSKILAYAQSPPAGAWRSDGYFVADVGNTSQETQTFELLADANAAHFEAPWTRTKQYYAEPPYNAPTGGNGPVAQFKADFIDHWNTAHPALAMFIGHGAFDILGNDVFFRPADVPSLTNGAFQPFFYNSDCLSGGFHAVGIDSIAEAFLKSGSGGAVAYLAPAGISFTLTGTVVSEQLFGDLFAEQKIRELGTLTHRARDVLFQLGAIVDMQAYAYLGDPALSLVLPAPAPPTSFAAAAGNAKVDLSWSASADPSAAGTQIYRALAPDQPYTKVNPAPVTGTFFSDTTVANGTTYFYRAVSVDSGGFEGAVTNTNADCGATPSSDGPECRRATPQNLTPPVAPQGVKARDMGTGSTLEISWTGNPEPDIQKYLVAFGTVPGSYPTVRDAGLATSFILAGLTNGVPYYVVVRGVNTSGIQSAPSAEVSGAPHVFLGIAPPRTIQDLTIVRNGNDLVLSWGAVTTNIYGNPTVVDHYSVYRGNTPTFVPSDALNRIAVVPASPSPGYTHSGGATTPDAGFYLVSASDSDGFSSGLGGDLPSGIPNLQVAPSPNAGMIRLSWTPVTTTVTGKPTSIDHYTVYGSNSVLPRRSIGPASLLIDGVTGSFVDVPDPAGARYYYNVIAVDPRGNLSPF, encoded by the coding sequence GTGACCGCTTCGCGGCAGGCCAGCCCGGATGGTTCTTTCCATACCACCCTGAAGATCCCGCCCCTGGCCATCCTGCCGAGCCCGAACCTCACCGGCATGGTCCGCCTCCAGCTCGAGGGTTTCGGCACGCTGCCTCGCCCCGGCGCTCCAGCGGTCCCGGTGCGCATCGAACGGATCGGAATCCCGGAAGAAGGCGAGCCGGCACTCAGGATCCTGCGCGTGAAGAGTCGGATGATTCCGGATCTGCGTCCCGAGCCGGTCCCCAGCGCCGCGGGATCGCAGCAGGTGGCTGAACCGCAGGCCGTCACGGCCGCAGAGCCTGCGCCGCGCCGTCCGGTCCATCGTCCCGATTCCGCCGTCTACGGGCGCGACGCGGACTATCCCTCTCAACCGCTTGCGCTGGGCGCCGTCGGATGGATGCGGGATCAGAAATACGTCGAGTTGATCGTCACGCCCGTCCAGGTGAATCCCGTGACGGGGATCGGACGGATCACCGAGGAAATCGAGATCGAAGTGAGCTTCGGAGCCGCGACCGGCTCGCGTCGATCGATCGACTCCGGCAAGGGGAGGGACCGAAAGCTCGAGGAATTCTACCGGGCGGGGCTGCTCAACTACGAGCAGGCCGTCTCCTACCGGCGACCCGCTTCCAGCGACAGCGTCCTCCCCCCGAGTCCGGAATCGACCGGCGGGCCCATCTACAACATCTCCGTCCATCAGGACGGAATCTATCGCGTCAGCTGCGCCTCCGCTCCTTCCTGCGCCGTCCCGGCCCTCTTGGGCCAGAACCCGAACACGTTCCGCCTCCGCGACAAGGGATTGGAAGTCCCCATGAGGGTGATTGGGGGAGCCGACGACTCGTTCGACCTCGGCGACGCGTTGGAGTTCTACGGTCAGGCCCAGCGCGAACCCTTCACCATCGTCAACTGCAGCGCCCCCGAAAACCCCGTGTGCGCCCCGCCGATCTATGAGTACAACGACACGACCGACGTGAACGTCTACCTTCTCGATGCCACGGCCTCGACGGCGCGCCTGCGCATGGCGACTCTCGACGGGACGCCCGGCGGGCTGACCGTCCAGCCCGATTTCGTCGATACGGCGCACGCCGAAACGAACGACGTGTTCATGCCGCTGAACGACCATGATCCCTTCTATTGGCTGCCTGTTCTCACCGCTGACGCGTCCAACTCCGCCTCCCGGGACATCAGCATCCCCCTTCCCGGAATCTCCGGATCGGCATTCACCGCCTCGGTGACCGCCAGACTTCGAGGCGTGTCGTTCAACGAGGCCGTGAATCCCGATCACCGGACGCGAATCACACTCAACGCCGTTCCCGCCACGACGACGACGCAGGACTGGGACGGGGAACTCGTCTTCGACCACGTCACCAGCGCCAGCCAATCGATCCTGACGAATCCCTCGACGCTGCATCTTGAGGTCCCGGCGGTCCCGACCGTGCCCCTCGATCAGGTCGTTGCCGATTACGTGGAGATTTCCTACCGCCGGCTGTTTCAGGCGGTTTCCGATCGGCTCGCCTTCGCCTTCCCCAATCAGGCCGCCAAATTCTCGGTGAGCGGCTTTTCCGGCGCGCCCGTCCTCGTCTACGACTTGAGCCGCGTTTTGTCCGGAACGACCGACACGGTGGAGCCGCGTCTCGTGGCGAACGGATCGATGGGGCCGGGAACGATCACCTTCCAGGTGCCGCTCGAGGGATCTCCCACCGGCGCGACGCGCCGATTCCTGGTGGTGGGGCCGGGCGGAACTCTGTCCCCGGACTCCGTCAATCTTCAGGCCCCGAACAATCTTCTCGACACCACGAATGAAGCCGACTATCTCATCGTGGCCCACCCCAGCCTGATCGACCCGGGTCCCGGCAGCGCCTACACCCAGTTCGTGAGCTACCTGCAGAACGTCCGCGGCCTCAAGACGCGGCTCGTTCTCATCGGCGAAATCTACGATGCTTTCAACAACTCGATCGAGCATCCCGAGGCCATCCGCTCCTTCCTGGCCTACGCCCACGCCAACTGGAGCGGAGCGGCGGGAACGTCGGCGCCACCTTCCTACGTGCTCTTCGTGGGCGACGCCGTCTGGGATTTCAAGAACACCTTGAGCCGCGCGGACTGGATCGATCTCGTGCCGACTCCGATCATGTTTTACAATCAGGCCGTCCTGAGGTACCACGCCGCCGACAACTGGCTGGCGTCCTTCCTGGGAGGGGATCAGACGGCGGACATCCTCTACGGCAGGATCCCGGTGCGGACCGTCGCGCAGGCGAACACCGTCTTCTCCAAGATCCTCGCCTACGCGCAATCCCCGCCGGCGGGCGCGTGGCGCTCGGACGGGTATTTCGTGGCCGACGTCGGGAACACCTCGCAGGAGACTCAGACGTTCGAGCTGCTGGCCGATGCTAACGCCGCCCATTTTGAGGCCCCGTGGACCCGGACGAAGCAGTACTACGCCGAGCCTCCCTACAACGCCCCGACGGGCGGTAACGGTCCGGTGGCGCAATTCAAAGCCGATTTCATCGATCATTGGAACACCGCCCACCCGGCCCTGGCGATGTTCATCGGCCACGGTGCCTTCGACATCCTCGGAAACGACGTCTTCTTCCGGCCGGCCGACGTCCCCTCCTTGACGAACGGCGCCTTCCAGCCCTTCTTCTACAACTCCGACTGTCTCTCTGGAGGTTTTCATGCCGTCGGGATCGATTCGATCGCCGAGGCGTTCCTGAAATCGGGGTCCGGGGGCGCCGTCGCCTACCTCGCTCCGGCGGGAATCTCCTTCACGCTCACGGGAACCGTCGTGAGCGAACAGCTCTTCGGCGATCTCTTCGCCGAACAGAAGATTCGCGAGCTGGGGACCCTGACCCATCGGGCGCGGGACGTCCTCTTTCAGCTAGGAGCGATCGTCGATATGCAGGCCTACGCCTACCTCGGGGATCCGGCGCTGTCACTCGTTCTTCCGGCGCCGGCGCCGCCTACGAGCTTCGCGGCTGCGGCGGGGAACGCGAAAGTCGATCTCTCCTGGTCCGCCAGCGCGGATCCGTCCGCCGCCGGGACGCAAATCTACAGGGCTCTGGCTCCCGATCAGCCCTATACCAAAGTGAACCCCGCTCCGGTCACCGGAACGTTCTTTTCGGACACCACCGTAGCCAACGGCACCACCTACTTCTATCGGGCGGTCTCGGTGGATTCCGGCGGATTCGAGGGCGCCGTCACCAATACGAACGCCGACTGCGGTGCCACCCCTTCGTCCGATGGCCCCGAATGTCGCCGAGCCACTCCTCAGAACCTCACCCCGCCGGTCGCGCCTCAAGGGGTGAAAGCCCGGGACATGGGAACGGGCTCGACTCTCGAAATAAGCTGGACGGGCAATCCCGAGCCCGACATCCAAAAGTATCTCGTGGCCTTCGGGACCGTGCCGGGGAGCTATCCGACCGTGCGGGACGCGGGGCTCGCCACCTCCTTCATCCTGGCGGGCCTCACGAACGGGGTGCCCTATTACGTCGTCGTGCGCGGGGTGAACACCTCCGGGATTCAGAGCGCGCCGAGCGCTGAAGTCTCCGGAGCTCCCCATGTCTTCCTGGGGATCGCTCCGCCGCGGACCATCCAGGATCTGACGATCGTGCGCAACGGCAACGATCTCGTCCTGAGCTGGGGAGCGGTGACGACCAACATCTACGGCAACCCGACCGTGGTCGACCACTACAGCGTTTACCGGGGAAACACCCCCACCTTCGTTCCTTCCGACGCGCTGAACCGGATTGCGGTCGTTCCGGCCTCCCCCAGCCCGGGCTACACGCATTCCGGCGGAGCGACGACCCCGGATGCCGGCTTCTATCTCGTCTCGGCGAGCGACAGCGACGGCTTCTCCTCGGGTCTGGGAGGCGATCTTCCGTCGGGGATTCCCAATCTCCAGGTTGCGCCCTCGCCCAATGCCGGGATGATCCGCCTGTCGTGGACCCCGGTGACGACGACCGTGACGGGGAAGCCGACAAGTATCGACCATTACACCGTCTATGGATCGAATTCCGTGCTCCCCCGGCGGTCGATCGGTCCCGCCAGCCTGCTGATCGATGGCGTGACGGGATCGTTCGTGGACGTTCCCGACCCGGCGGGGGCCCGTTACTACTACAACGTCATCGCCGTCGACCCACGTGGCAATCTCTCTCCCTTCTGA